A single genomic interval of Rhizobium leguminosarum bv. trifolii WSM1325 harbors:
- a CDS encoding conserved hypothetical protein (KEGG: ret:RHE_CH03354 hypothetical protein): MALNDITVYQTEDGFVVEFGGEGEDSIAVTLRSTPELTSENAVLRAKALLAAAIEPAHGDGARSKDPALLEEELEEGLEDSFPASDPVSVTSSSIPMRDPNAGR; this comes from the coding sequence ATGGCACTCAACGATATCACCGTCTACCAGACGGAAGACGGCTTCGTCGTCGAATTCGGCGGCGAGGGCGAAGACAGCATTGCCGTGACGCTGAGGAGCACGCCTGAACTGACCTCGGAAAACGCCGTCTTGCGGGCCAAGGCCCTGCTTGCTGCGGCAATCGAACCTGCCCATGGCGACGGCGCGCGCAGCAAGGATCCTGCTTTGCTCGAAGAAGAGCTGGAGGAGGGTCTGGAAGATTCCTTTCCGGCGAGCGACCCGGTATCGGTCACATCATCCTCGATCCCGATGCGCGATCCGAATGCCGGCCGCTGA
- a CDS encoding DNA-3-methyladenine glycosylase (TIGRFAM: DNA-3-methyladenine glycosylase~PFAM: methylpurine-DNA glycosylase (MPG)~KEGG: rec:RHECIAT_CH0003600 probable 3-methyladenine DNA glycosylase protein), translating to MLSASDMTDGGTISGAIGAGTLTGESLRKFFERDAIAVSRDLLGCHLTVDGVGGRISETEAYFPDDEASHSFRGPTKRNGAMYGKPGNVYIYRIYGMYWCLNFVCHPGSAALIRALEPETGIPLMMERRGTDMLTSLCSGPGKLCQALGIDIGINDRLLDRPPYAIAPSAPVPIVSGKRIGITKNAEAPWRFGIQGSRFLSKPFR from the coding sequence ATGTTATCTGCGTCTGATATGACCGATGGTGGAACGATATCAGGTGCGATCGGCGCCGGCACGCTCACCGGCGAAAGCCTCAGGAAGTTTTTCGAACGCGATGCGATCGCCGTCTCCCGCGACCTGCTCGGCTGCCATCTGACCGTGGATGGCGTCGGCGGGCGCATCTCCGAGACCGAAGCCTATTTCCCCGATGACGAGGCCTCGCACAGCTTCCGCGGCCCGACCAAGCGCAATGGCGCCATGTATGGCAAGCCGGGCAATGTCTATATCTACCGCATCTACGGCATGTACTGGTGTCTGAATTTCGTCTGCCATCCGGGCTCGGCTGCACTCATCCGCGCCCTGGAGCCGGAAACGGGAATCCCTCTGATGATGGAGCGGCGCGGCACCGATATGCTGACGTCGCTCTGCAGCGGTCCCGGCAAGCTCTGCCAGGCGCTTGGCATCGATATCGGGATCAATGACCGGCTGCTTGATCGCCCGCCCTATGCGATCGCGCCGTCGGCCCCGGTGCCGATCGTCTCGGGAAAACGCATCGGCATCACGAAAAATGCCGAAGCTCCATGGCGCTTCGGCATTCAGGGATCGCGTTTTCTCAGCAAGCCGTTTCGCTAG
- a CDS encoding drug resistance transporter, EmrB/QacA subfamily (TIGRFAM: drug resistance transporter, EmrB/QacA subfamily~PFAM: major facilitator superfamily MFS_1~KEGG: ret:RHE_CH03356 multidrug resistance protein) — MSNASASPVTPIANRGAITACVILAVIMQALDTTIANVALPYIQGSVSASADQINWVLTSYIVAAAIMTPPSGFLAAKFGRKRVLLVAIAGFVAASVLCGLAQSLNQIVAFRLLQGLFGASLVPLSQGILLDIYTVEERGSAMALFGVSVMVGPVLGPVIGGWLTDNISWRWVFYINVPIGALAFMGIVVYVTETKRDLLAKLDWFGFGMMSLGIAALQLFLDRGEQLDWFSSGEIMLEALICASAFYLLIVHTLTAEKSFVNPKLFLDQNFSISMIFIFVVGITYLASLALMTPYLQTLMGYPVITAGIVMGPRGLGTMLCMFIVGRLVGKVDTRALLALGLGLTAWAMYDMTGWTPDVSQWTIVSVGFIQGAGLGFLFVPLTTIAFSTLPAHMRGDGTGLYNLSRNIGSAVGISIVSALIVENTQSNHESIAAYVTPFNHAFNAVAAQGLSPVTAAGRASLNEIITLQATIIAYMDDFKLLMLMSLAVIPLVLLLRKPKAAPAVDHSAVME, encoded by the coding sequence TGCCGACCAGATCAACTGGGTGCTGACTTCCTATATCGTCGCGGCGGCAATCATGACGCCGCCGTCGGGCTTTCTCGCCGCCAAGTTCGGCCGCAAACGCGTGCTGCTCGTCGCCATTGCCGGTTTCGTGGCGGCCTCCGTTCTCTGCGGCCTGGCGCAATCGCTGAACCAGATCGTCGCCTTCCGTCTGCTGCAGGGCCTGTTTGGGGCATCGCTGGTGCCGCTTTCCCAGGGCATCCTCCTCGACATCTACACGGTCGAGGAGCGCGGCTCGGCGATGGCCCTTTTCGGCGTCTCGGTCATGGTCGGGCCGGTGCTTGGGCCCGTCATCGGCGGCTGGCTGACCGACAATATCAGCTGGCGCTGGGTGTTTTATATCAACGTGCCGATCGGCGCGCTGGCCTTCATGGGCATCGTCGTCTACGTCACCGAGACCAAGAGGGATCTGCTCGCCAAACTGGACTGGTTCGGCTTCGGGATGATGAGCCTCGGCATCGCCGCGCTGCAGCTCTTCCTCGACCGCGGCGAGCAGCTCGACTGGTTCTCGTCCGGTGAGATCATGCTCGAGGCGTTGATCTGCGCCTCAGCCTTCTATCTGCTGATCGTGCATACTCTGACGGCGGAGAAATCCTTCGTGAACCCGAAGCTGTTCCTCGATCAAAACTTCTCGATCAGCATGATCTTCATCTTCGTGGTCGGCATTACCTATCTCGCCTCACTGGCGCTGATGACGCCCTATCTGCAGACGCTGATGGGCTATCCCGTTATCACAGCCGGCATCGTCATGGGGCCGCGCGGGCTCGGCACCATGCTCTGCATGTTCATCGTCGGGCGGCTGGTCGGCAAGGTCGATACGCGCGCGTTGCTGGCGCTCGGCCTGGGGCTCACCGCATGGGCGATGTACGACATGACCGGCTGGACACCCGACGTCTCGCAATGGACGATCGTCTCGGTCGGCTTCATCCAGGGCGCCGGCCTCGGCTTTCTGTTCGTGCCGCTGACGACGATCGCTTTTTCCACGCTGCCCGCCCATATGCGCGGCGACGGCACCGGTCTCTACAACCTGTCGCGAAACATCGGCTCGGCGGTCGGCATCTCGATCGTCTCGGCGCTGATCGTCGAGAACACGCAGAGCAATCATGAATCGATCGCGGCCTATGTGACGCCGTTTAACCACGCCTTCAATGCGGTGGCGGCGCAGGGGCTGAGCCCGGTGACGGCGGCCGGCCGTGCTTCGCTCAACGAGATCATCACGCTGCAAGCGACGATCATCGCCTACATGGACGATTTCAAGCTGCTGATGCTGATGTCGCTTGCGGTCATTCCGCTGGTGCTGCTGCTGCGCAAGCCGAAGGCAGCACCCGCCGTCGACCACAGCGCCGTCATGGAATGA
- a CDS encoding short-chain dehydrogenase/reductase SDR (PFAM: short-chain dehydrogenase/reductase SDR; KR domain protein; NAD-dependent epimerase/dehydratase~KEGG: rec:RHECIAT_CH0003597 probable 3-oxoacyl-[acyl-carrier-protein] reductase protein): protein MASKENGKVALVTGASRGIGAVVARRLAKDGFTVVINYSGNAAPAEELAQEIEQAGGRALTAKADVSDAEAVRRMFDAAETAFGGVDVLINNAGIMMLSSLAEADDANFDRQIGVNLKGTFNTLREAAKRLRDGGRVVNFSTSVVGLKLETYGVYAATKAAVETLTAIMAKEMRGRNITVNAVAPGPVATDLFLNGKSDEVIARTAKMNPLERLGTPEDIASAVAFLAGPDGGWINGQTLRANGGVI, encoded by the coding sequence ATGGCTTCCAAAGAAAACGGCAAGGTAGCACTGGTCACCGGCGCTTCCCGCGGCATTGGAGCGGTAGTCGCCCGACGCCTCGCCAAGGACGGTTTCACCGTCGTCATCAATTATTCCGGTAATGCCGCTCCGGCCGAGGAATTGGCCCAGGAGATCGAGCAGGCCGGCGGCAGGGCGCTGACGGCGAAAGCCGATGTCAGCGATGCCGAAGCCGTCCGCCGCATGTTCGATGCCGCGGAAACCGCCTTCGGCGGTGTCGATGTGCTTATCAACAATGCCGGCATCATGATGCTCTCTTCGCTTGCGGAGGCCGATGACGCCAATTTCGATCGGCAGATCGGCGTCAATCTGAAGGGCACCTTCAATACGTTGCGCGAGGCTGCCAAGCGTCTGCGTGACGGCGGCCGGGTCGTCAACTTCTCGACCTCAGTCGTCGGCCTGAAGCTCGAAACCTACGGCGTCTATGCCGCGACCAAGGCTGCCGTGGAAACGCTGACGGCGATCATGGCCAAGGAGATGCGCGGCCGCAACATCACCGTCAACGCCGTCGCGCCCGGTCCTGTCGCCACCGACCTTTTCCTCAACGGCAAGTCGGACGAAGTCATCGCCCGCACGGCGAAGATGAACCCGCTGGAACGCCTCGGCACACCGGAAGACATCGCATCTGCAGTTGCCTTCCTCGCCGGCCCGGACGGCGGCTGGATCAACGGCCAGACGCTGCGCGCCAATGGCGGCGTGATCTGA
- a CDS encoding transcriptional regulator, LysR family (PFAM: LysR substrate-binding; regulatory protein LysR~KEGG: rec:RHECIAT_CH0003598 probable transcriptional regulator protein, LysR family) encodes MDRFDAMRVFCRVVERRSFTLAAEDTGLPRSTVTDAVKGLEARLGVRLLQRTTRHVSPTLDGEAYYQRCLSILADIEGAEGAFAGAKPKGLLRVDVHGTLARHFVLPSLPSFLETYPEIEFYMSEGDRLVDLVREGIDCVLRVGTPGDSDMVARRVAMLDEVTLASPDYIATRGLPQHPHRLAGHRMVGFRSSSTGTLLPLEFIVDGTVRNVTIPATVAVNAAESYISAARMGLGMIQIPRYHAEKDLAEGTLIHVLQDFPLTPTPVSLLYPRNRQLSPRVRVFIDWLVKVFARQNSENALH; translated from the coding sequence ATGGACAGATTTGATGCCATGCGCGTGTTTTGCCGTGTCGTGGAACGCCGCAGCTTCACTCTTGCCGCCGAAGACACCGGTCTGCCGCGCTCGACCGTCACCGATGCGGTAAAGGGGCTCGAGGCCCGCCTCGGCGTGCGCCTGCTCCAGCGCACAACACGCCATGTCAGTCCGACGCTTGACGGCGAGGCCTATTACCAGCGCTGCCTGTCGATCCTTGCCGATATCGAGGGTGCCGAAGGCGCTTTCGCCGGCGCCAAGCCAAAAGGCCTGCTGCGCGTCGATGTGCACGGCACACTCGCTCGCCATTTCGTACTGCCGAGCCTGCCGTCCTTCCTGGAGACCTATCCTGAGATTGAATTCTACATGAGCGAGGGCGACCGGCTAGTCGATCTCGTGCGCGAAGGCATCGATTGCGTGCTGCGCGTCGGCACGCCTGGGGATAGCGACATGGTCGCCCGGCGCGTCGCCATGCTTGATGAGGTGACACTCGCCTCTCCCGATTATATCGCCACCCGTGGCCTGCCGCAGCATCCCCACCGGCTTGCCGGCCATCGCATGGTCGGCTTCCGCTCCAGCAGCACGGGCACCCTGCTGCCGCTCGAATTCATCGTCGACGGCACGGTGCGTAACGTCACCATTCCCGCCACCGTCGCGGTCAACGCCGCCGAAAGCTATATTTCAGCGGCGAGGATGGGCCTCGGCATGATTCAGATCCCGCGCTATCACGCTGAAAAAGACCTGGCCGAGGGAACGCTGATCCATGTATTGCAGGATTTTCCGCTGACTCCGACACCGGTTTCCCTGCTCTACCCCCGCAACCGCCAGCTTTCGCCGCGCGTGCGCGTCTTCATCGACTGGCTGGTAAAGGTCTTCGCTCGACAAAATTCCGAAAACGCGCTTCACTAA